A genomic window from Lineus longissimus chromosome 17, tnLinLong1.2, whole genome shotgun sequence includes:
- the LOC135501373 gene encoding sushi, von Willebrand factor type A, EGF and pentraxin domain-containing protein 1-like isoform X4, translated as MKFIGMWILCLFIGKDRVRGNDDQCQGKCNEPQISNGNGTLLLVPESTIVDHEYDEYDYEHFDYGGVPNYDSGTVMSVQCIDSYWFKGTNQRVGSIRCGCQGRWDPGVNEACVVAKCEPTPQFGGVLKTSSSCFAISADLTAPVAANNSACLHCLPGFKIAHQEGLKDSIEVQCGTNGKWNIPAQCENQIACTRPLPSERTNTYSKIKDNFDATLQMEFECIRPDVMVMYGDPVVKCFAGHWSVDPLPVCRHKYSCLLDIQHGHVEKSSASTPTHGPWARHRDSGKVTCDQGYESITDDDTITCNKGKWQPAPHCLQSGQIWKCETPPLRNGTVTLSHKKTFPGAVASHTCAAGYTLKGAANRTCLSNGVWDGAEVSCVIKATCNKPPAISHARHPPDKAYYHGEKYRYTCHSGYERRRGGSYYQCNARRNRWEALSYDTRLMRCEPVNCGDPAIIPNADSHLVGGRITSFGAEVRYQCKTGYKKTRGILMSRVCQANATWTIIGLRCDIATCPPLTNPPNGNVQIRRGKSNRFEYGSEYKYTCDSRRGYRLEGKQIDDETFTSCTQYGNWTYAPSKIACELVDCYDPGHIFNGYLQAGLTTYSSQRRFGCNDFTTMDPVINPRGAYILCQKDGRWSNSLPKCWAKCRVPSLGNGNYQTKWGRSFSSSALEHENSVKLQCRRDYTTDIRYPSRSTKTLQCDNGTLTQGSCTEKPCDKLSETDENLLDVTYSTDIIDVGTSKYYTHGTTADITCLDTHETANRGSTLRLTCNKRRWNKRTRICEPKDCFIPASVSSDLSLYTTHWQRRTHYSPMNYVTHDTIVTISCSASKTVFNSTMERNALTTRCKFGKWENKVVFDETCVPNPCYKLNENRLFVDSVHYSKPIVSLGWREEYVRHESNVSFTCKPNYEVSENEPSGWVKCDTGKYRPGNVPQPQVCQEKGCRVPSHADRRHVINNILYHPFDQYFNHRASINIACEDGFVLNSSKTNPPITTQCNFGIWTLPGAFREQCVEAPCALSKWQKDGVAVTNAHDTIRIDAREYVAHGNEIDVGCRGTHYLARRRHYSGRYGYYFGPTGTSTIRVTCQKGAWDPTETVISCKPRECRLPTDYNQELSFSPQSASIAHDAIVYVSCPRRQVFNLTMNRNSLTTKCKYGNWSDVTVFGKKCEQAPCDKLDEAFHSLESVTYSPPVLYIPPNEYVRDGTNATFSCKPKYEVSENTFDGRRRCDNGNYNGLSHSPICKEKGCRVPSHADRRHVINNILYHPFDRYFNHRASINIACEDGFVLNSSKTNPPITTQCNFGIWTFPGAFREQCVEAPCALSKWQKDGVAVTNAHDTIRIDAREYVAHGSEIDVGCRGTHYLARWRYSVGRYAYSFEATGTSTIRVTCQKGAWEPTETVISCKPRECRLPTGYNQELSFSPQSAFIAHDAIVYVSCPRRQVFSSTMNRNSLTTKCKYGNWSDVTVFGKKCEQAPCDKLDEAFHSLESVTYSPPVLYIPPNEYVRDGTNATFSCKPKYEVSENTFDGRRRCDNGNYNGLSHSPICKEKGCRVPSHADRRHVINNILYHPFDRYFNHRASINIACEDGFVLNSSKTNPPITTQCNFGIWTFPGAFREQCVEAPCALSKWQKDGVAVTNAHDTIRIDAREYVAHGSEIDVGCRGTHYLARWRYSVGRYAYSFEATGTSTIRVTCQKGAWEPTETVISCKPKGCRVPSHADRRHVINNILYYPFDRYFNHRASINIACEDGFVLNSSKTNPTITTQCNFGIWTFPGAFREQCVEAPCALSKWQKDGVAVTNAHDTIRIDAREYVAHGNEIDVGCRGTHYLARRRHYSGRYGYYFGATGTSTIRVTCQKGAWDPTEMVISCKPSTWTSIHRLQSTENIFP; from the exons ATGAAGTTTATAGGCATGTGGATATTATGTCTTTTCATCGGCAAGGACCGTGTGCGAGGAAATGATGATCAGTGCCAAG gaaaatgCAATGAACCTCAAATATCCAACGGCAACGGTACGTTATTGCTCGTCCCCGAATCTACCATTGTGGACCACGAATACGATGAGTACGATTACGAACACTTCGACTACGGCGGTGTCCCTAATTACGACAGCGGCACAGTCATGTCTGTCCAATGTATTGATAGCTACTGGTTTAAAGGGACCAATCAGAGAGTGGGTTCCATACGATGCGGCTGCCAAGGTCGTTGGGATCCAGGAGTGAACGAGGCTTGTGTCGTGG CGAAATGTGAACCGACACCCCAATTCGGAGGAGTGTTGAAAACTTCTTCCTCCTGTTTCGCGATTAGCGCGGACCTAACGGCCCCTGTTGCAGCGAATAACTCGGCATGCCTCCATTGCTTGCCCGGATTCAAGATTGCCCACCAAGAGGGGCTGAAAGACTCCATAGAGGTGCAGTGCGGGACCAATGGTAAATGGAACATACCGGCGCAGTGCGAGAACCAGATCG CTTGCACAAGGCCCCTGCCCTCCGAACGAACCAACACCTACAGCAAAATCAAGGATAATTTCGATGCCACACTGCAGATGGAATTTGAATGCATAAGACCTGATGTTATGGTAATGTACGGTGACCCTGTGGTAAAATGCTTTGCTGGGCATTGGAGTGTTGATCCGTTGCCAGTATGCAGGCATAAAT ACTCCTGCCTCCTGGACATACAACACGGTCACGTTGAGAAAAGTTCTGCCTCTACCCCCACCCACGGGCCGTGGGCCCGACACAGAGACAGTGGTAAGGTCACATGTGACCAAGGCTACGAGTCCATAACTGATGACGACACAATAACATGCAACAAGGGAAAATGGCAACCTGCACCTCATTGCTTGCAATCAG GTCAAATTTGGAAATGTGAAACTCCTCCCCTTCGAAACGGCACCGTGACTCTCTCCCACAAAAAAACCTTCCCAGGTGCCGTGGCAAGCCACACCTGTGCGGCAGGATACACGCTGAAAGGTGCAGCGAACCGGACGTGTCTATCTAACGGAGTTTGGGACGGGGCAGAGGTATCTTGTGTCATTAAAG CAACGTGCAACAAGCCACCAGCCATATCTCATGCCCGGCACCCACCGGATAAAGCCTACTACCACGGTGAGAA ATACAGATACACTTGTCATTCTGGGTACGAGAGGAGAAGAGGCGGGTCGTACTACCAATGTAACGCGAGACGCAATAGGTGGGAAGCCCTAAGCTATGATACAAGGCTCATGAGATGCGAAC CCGTAAATTGTGGAGATCCAGCTATCATCCCTAATGCTGATTCGCACCTGGTTGGCGGTAGAATCACAAGCTTTGGGGCAGAAGTTAGGTACCAGTGCAAGACTGGCTACAAGAAAACGAGGGGAATACTTATGTCGAGAGTATGCCAGGCGAACGCAACATGGACTATCATCGGTCTTCGGTGTGACA TTGCAACGTGTCCCCCACTGACCAATCCGCCGAATGGAAATGTCCAGATTCGACGCGGCAAAAGCAACCGTTTTGAATACGGGTCGGAATACAAGTACACCTGCGACTCTAGAAGAGGGTACAGGCTGGAAGGGAAACAGATCGATGACGAAACCTTCACTTCGTGTACCCAATACGGGAACTGGACTTATGCGCCGAGCAAGATAGCCTGTGAAC TTGTGGATTGCTATGATCCTGGACACATCTTCAATGGTTACCTCCAAGCTGGTCTCACCACGTACTCGTCACAAAGACGGTTTGG GTGCAATGATTTCACTACCATGGATCCAGTCATTAATCCTAGAGGGGCCTACATCCTCTGTCAGAAAGATGGTCGATGGTCTAATTCACTTCCTAAATGTTGGG CCAAATGTCGAGTACCAAGCCTTGGAAATGGAAATTACCAAACCAAATGGGGAAGATCGTTTTCCTCAAGTGCTTTGGAACACGAGAATAGCGTAAAACTCCAATGTCGCCGGGATTACACAACCGATATTCGCTACCCCAGTCGTTCGACGAAAACATTGCAGTGCGACAATGGGACACTCACCCAGGGAAGTTGTACAGAGA AGCCATGCGACAAGCTTTCCGAAACAGACGAGAACCTGTTAGATGTTACCTATTCCACTGATATCATCGATGTCGGGACGTCCAAATACTACACGCACGGAACCACCGCAGATATCACTTGTTTGGATACACATGAGACGGCGAACAGAGGGAGCACTTTAAGGTTGACCTGCAACAAACGACGCTGGAACAAACGAACTCGCATATGCGAGCCAA AGGACTGTTTTATTCCTGCCAGTGTTTCAAGCGACCTGAGTCTTTACACGACCCACTGGCAGCGCAGGACGCATTACTCTCCCATGAATTATGTCACGCACGACACTATCGTTACCATTAGCTGTTCTGCATCAAAGACAGTGTTCAACAGTACTATGGAAAGAAATGCACTCACCACCAGATGCAAGTTTGGAAAATGGGAGAACAAAGTAGTTTTTGATGAGACATGCGTCCCAA ACCCATGCTACAAGCTTAATGAGAACAGACTGTTCGTGGACTCCGTGCACTATTCAAAACCCATTGTTTCGTTAGGATGGAGGGAAGAATATGTCCGTCATGAAAGCAACGTCTCCTTCACGTGCAAACCGAATTATGAAGTATCTGAAAATGAACCCAGTGGCTGGGTGAAATGTGACACCGGAAAGTACAGGCCGGGGAATGTCCCTCAGCCTCAAGTATGCCAAGAGA AGGGCTGTAGAGTGCCGAGCCATGCAGACAGAAGACATGTCATCAATAACATTCTGTATCACCCGTTCGACCAGTATTTCAATCATAGGGCatcaatcaatattgcatgtgaGGATGGTTTCGTGCTGAACTCGTCGAAGACCAATCCACCAATTACCACACAGTGTAATTTCGGAATATGGACGCTTCCAGGAGCGTTTCGTGAGCAATGCGTTGAAG CCCCCTGTGCATTATCAAAATGGCAGAAAGATGGAGTGGCGGTTACCAACGCTCATGATACAATCAGAATAGACGCCAGAGAATATGTGGCGCATGGGAATGAAATTGATGTTGGTTGCAGAGGGACGCACTACCTGGCTCGACGGAGACATTATTCGGGACGTTATGGTTATTATTTTGGACCGACTGGTACATCAACAATCCGTGTTACCTGTCAAAAAGGGGCATGGGATCCAACAGAAACGGTGATATCATGCAAGCCAA GAGAATGTCGCTTACCGACAGACTACAACCAAGAGCTGTCGTTCAGTCCCCAATCAGCTTCCATCGCACACGATGCTATAGTTTACGTGTCTTGCCCAAGAAGACAGGTGTTCAACTTGACCATGAACAGAAATTCGTTGACCACCAAGTGCAAGTATGGTAATTGGTCTGACGTGACTGTTTTTGGGAAGAAATGCGAACAAG CACCATGTGATAAACTAGACGAAGCTTTCCACAGTTTGGAGTCGGTGACCTATTCACCACCAGTCCTATACATACCTCCGAATGAATATGTTCGCGATGGAACAAATGCCACTTTCTCATGTAAACCGAAGTACGAAGTCTCTGAGAATACATTCGATGGTCGGCGTCGATGTGATAACGGCAATTATAATGGCCTTTCCCATTCTCCAATCTGTAAAGAAA AGGGCTGTAGAGTGCCGAGCCATGCAGACAGAAGACATGTCATCAATAACATTCTGTATCACCCGTTCGACCGGTATTTCAATCATAGGGCatcaatcaatattgcatgtgaGGATGGTTTCGTGCTGAACTCGTCGAAGACCAATCCACCAATTACCACACAGTGTAATTTCGGAATATGGACGTTTCCAGGAGCGTTTCGTGAGCAATGCGTTGAAG CCCCCTGTGCATTATCAAAATGGCAGAAAGATGGAGTGGCGGTTACCAACGCTCATGATACAATCAGAATAGACGCCAGAGAATATGTGGCGCATGGGAGTGAAATTGATGTTGGTTGCAGAGGGACGCACTATCTGGCTCGATGGAGATATTCTGTGGGGCGTTATGCTTATTCTTTTGAAGCGACTGGTACATCAACAATCCGTGTAACCTGTCAAAAAGGGGCATGGGAGCCAACAGAAACGGTGATATCATGCAAGCCAA GAGAATGTCGCTTACCGACAGGCTACAACCAAGAGCTGTCGTTCAGTCCCCAATCAGCTTTCATCGCACACGATGCTATAGTTTACGTGTCTTGCCCAAGAAGACAGGTGTTCAGCTCGACCATGAACAGAAATTCGTTGACCACCAAGTGCAAGTATGGTAATTGGTCTGACGTGACTGTTTTTGGGAAGAAATGCGAACAAG CACCATGTGATAAACTAGACGAAGCTTTCCACAGTTTGGAGTCGGTGACCTATTCACCACCAGTCCTATACATACCTCCGAATGAATATGTTCGCGATGGAACAAATGCCACTTTCTCATGTAAACCGAAGTACGAAGTCTCTGAGAATACATTCGATGGTCGGCGTCGATGTGATAACGGCAATTATAATGGCCTTTCCCATTCTCCAATCTGTAAAGAAA AGGGCTGTAGAGTGCCGAGCCATGCAGACAGAAGACATGTCATCAATAACATTCTGTATCACCCGTTCGACCGGTATTTCAATCATAGGGCatcaatcaatattgcatgtgaGGATGGTTTCGTGCTGAACTCGTCGAAGACCAATCCACCAATTACCACACAGTGTAATTTCGGAATATGGACGTTTCCAGGAGCGTTTCGTGAGCAATGCGTTGAAG CCCCCTGTGCATTATCAAAATGGCAGAAAGATGGAGTGGCGGTTACCAACGCTCATGATACAATCAGAATAGACGCCAGAGAATATGTGGCGCATGGGAGTGAAATTGATGTTGGTTGCAGAGGGACGCACTATCTGGCTCGATGGAGATATTCTGTGGGGCGTTATGCTTATTCTTTTGAAGCGACTGGTACATCAACAATCCGTGTAACCTGTCAAAAAGGGGCATGGGAGCCAACAGAAACGGTGATATCATGCAAGCCAA AGGGCTGTAGAGTGCCGAGCCATGCAGACAGAAGACATGTCATCAATAACATTCTGTATTACCCGTTCGACCGGTATTTCAATCATAGGGCatcaatcaatattgcatgtgaGGATGGTTTCGTGCTGAACTCGTCGAAGACCAATCCAACAATTACCACACAGTGTAATTTCGGAATATGGACGTTTCCAGGAGCGTTTCGTGAGCAATGCGTTGAAG CCCCCTGTGCATTATCAAAATGGCAGAAAGATGGAGTGGCGGTTACCAACGCTCATGATACAATCAGAATAGACGCCAGAGAATATGTGGCGCATGGGAATGAAATTGATGTTGGTTGCAGAGGGACGCACTACCTGGCTCGACGGAGACATTATTCGGGACGTTATGGTTATTATTTTGGAGCGACTGGTACATCAACAATCCGTGTTACCTGTCAAAAAGGGGCATGGGATCCAACAGAAATGGTGATATCATGCAAGCCAAGTACGTGGACTTCAATACACCGCCTCCAATCTACTGAAAACATTTTCCCATAA